The proteins below come from a single Agrobacterium vitis genomic window:
- a CDS encoding metallophosphoesterase encodes MPQLRLGLIADPQYADLPPNLTANRYYALSLAKIQAAIDMFNEQTLDAVLLLGDLIDRDFRNFAPALKTLEGLRHPLIALPGNHDFAVSDAQKPMVRDALGMPAPYFDRVINGIRLIFIDGCEISTFSVARDDPAREVAVRQLLALKAKDAANAQDWNAAISQPQIDWLESRLTLAHAAGEKAIVFGHYPLHPFTDHALWNAQEVADVIAAAPAAIAYINGHDHRGGYGLIDDTHFITLKGMVDGEEDTAFSILTLETDALGLQGFGREEDRLLPLRRHGA; translated from the coding sequence ATGCCCCAACTCCGCCTCGGGCTTATCGCCGATCCGCAATATGCCGATCTGCCGCCCAACCTGACCGCCAACCGCTATTATGCCCTAAGCCTCGCCAAGATACAGGCGGCCATCGACATGTTCAACGAACAGACGCTGGATGCCGTGCTGCTGCTGGGCGACCTGATCGACCGGGATTTCCGCAATTTCGCCCCGGCTTTGAAAACGCTGGAAGGCCTGCGCCATCCGCTGATTGCCCTGCCCGGCAATCACGATTTCGCGGTCTCCGACGCTCAAAAACCGATGGTGCGCGACGCGCTGGGCATGCCCGCCCCGTACTTCGACCGGGTGATCAACGGTATCAGGCTGATTTTCATCGATGGCTGTGAAATCTCCACTTTCTCGGTGGCGCGCGACGATCCTGCCAGGGAAGTGGCGGTGCGCCAGCTCCTCGCGCTGAAGGCAAAAGATGCTGCCAATGCCCAGGACTGGAACGCCGCCATCAGCCAGCCGCAGATCGACTGGCTGGAAAGCCGCCTGACGCTAGCGCATGCCGCAGGGGAAAAGGCAATCGTCTTCGGCCATTATCCGCTCCATCCCTTCACCGACCATGCCCTGTGGAATGCACAGGAGGTGGCTGACGTGATTGCCGCAGCACCCGCTGCCATCGCCTATATCAACGGGCATGACCACCGTGGCGGCTATGGCTTGATCGACGATACCCATTTCATCACTCTGAAAGGCATGGTGGATGGCGAAGAGGACACCGCCTTTTCGATTCTGACCCTTGAGACAGACGCGCTTGGGCTTCAAGGCTTTGGCCGCGAGGAAGACAGGCTCTTGCCGCTCAGGCGGCACGGCGCTTGA
- a CDS encoding LysR family transcriptional regulator, giving the protein MDTVNYTHHLSTFVDVVRAGSFSAVARRQGMKPSSIARKIDMLEDYFGAALFVRSTRALMLTDVGEVLVARAEVILNELNAMRVEIKSIKDNLDGPLRISCLPTFGKLHILPWLPKLRESFPRMTVELDLTERIANPSIERLDAVLRIGPLNDSGLYAKTIGVQRWLVCASPAYLDRSGKPAGWSQLAGHAIVDKLHDPAGICWHGALDPQQYSAMFIGFRCNDFDGLRQAALGGLGLAYLPDWVALPDITAGRLVKLFDDSKRGDEPISLLRASSKPSARLQIFHDALLDHLRKFSETGHGVE; this is encoded by the coding sequence ATGGACACTGTTAATTACACACACCATCTTTCCACTTTTGTTGATGTCGTGCGCGCAGGTTCATTTTCGGCGGTGGCAAGACGTCAAGGCATGAAGCCTTCTTCTATTGCCCGTAAGATTGACATGCTTGAGGACTATTTTGGTGCCGCACTTTTTGTGCGATCCACACGGGCGCTGATGCTGACAGATGTTGGCGAAGTGCTGGTGGCGCGGGCAGAGGTTATTCTCAACGAGCTGAACGCCATGCGCGTCGAGATCAAATCCATCAAAGACAATCTTGATGGGCCGCTTCGTATCAGTTGCCTTCCCACATTTGGCAAGTTGCATATTTTGCCTTGGTTGCCAAAATTGCGTGAGAGTTTTCCCCGCATGACGGTGGAGCTGGATTTGACAGAGAGGATTGCCAATCCGTCGATTGAACGGCTTGATGCCGTTTTGCGCATTGGTCCTTTGAACGACAGCGGGCTTTATGCGAAAACCATTGGCGTTCAGCGTTGGCTTGTGTGCGCAAGCCCCGCCTATCTTGATCGATCTGGAAAACCAGCAGGCTGGAGCCAGCTTGCTGGGCATGCAATTGTCGATAAATTGCATGATCCGGCTGGAATTTGCTGGCATGGAGCGCTTGATCCGCAGCAGTATTCGGCCATGTTCATAGGCTTTCGCTGCAATGATTTTGATGGGTTGCGACAGGCAGCGCTTGGTGGGCTAGGCTTGGCTTATCTGCCGGATTGGGTGGCGTTGCCAGATATCACGGCGGGGAGGCTGGTGAAGCTTTTCGACGATAGCAAACGCGGTGACGAGCCTATCTCTCTGTTGCGGGCGTCTTCCAAGCCTTCGGCCAGACTCCAGATTTTTCATGACGCGCTCCTTGATCACTTGCGCAAATTTTCTGAAACTGGGCATGGCGTAGAGTGA
- a CDS encoding cytochrome c translates to MAGTAKFGIAAALVVGVALVGTYVFAVAPHRQPATVWAATTAPDLANGKRMFFAGGCSSCHAAPGASGDARLLLTGGVALKTQFGTFHVPNISPDPKAGIGQWTLAEFGDAVTRGIGPSGENLYPAFPYTSYARMKPQDVADLYGYLKTLPVSSNVAPPHELGFPFNQRIALTGWKLLFLNDKPRVILASADAPVQRGQYLVEGPGHCGECHTPRNVIGGLKVDQWLAGGPNPEGEGRIPDITPGSDSMGKWSKDEIASYLETGFTPDFDSVGGSMVEVQKNLAELPAEDRAAIAAYLKAIPAK, encoded by the coding sequence ATGGCTGGAACGGCAAAATTCGGCATCGCGGCGGCACTCGTCGTGGGTGTAGCATTGGTCGGCACCTATGTGTTTGCCGTGGCACCGCATCGCCAGCCCGCTACCGTCTGGGCCGCAACCACGGCACCCGATCTAGCCAATGGAAAACGGATGTTTTTTGCCGGTGGCTGTTCCAGCTGCCATGCCGCCCCTGGGGCGAGTGGCGATGCGCGCCTGCTGCTGACCGGCGGCGTGGCGCTGAAAACCCAGTTCGGCACCTTTCACGTCCCCAATATTTCGCCGGACCCGAAGGCCGGGATCGGCCAATGGACGCTGGCCGAATTTGGCGATGCCGTCACCCGTGGCATCGGCCCTTCCGGCGAAAACCTTTATCCCGCCTTTCCCTATACATCCTATGCGCGGATGAAGCCGCAGGATGTAGCCGATCTCTATGGCTATCTGAAAACCCTGCCCGTCAGCAGCAATGTCGCGCCCCCGCATGAGCTGGGCTTTCCCTTCAACCAGCGCATCGCGCTGACCGGCTGGAAACTGCTGTTTCTAAACGATAAACCGCGCGTCATCCTGGCCTCTGCGGATGCGCCAGTCCAGCGCGGCCAATATCTGGTCGAAGGCCCCGGCCATTGCGGCGAATGTCACACCCCTCGCAACGTGATCGGCGGGCTGAAGGTGGATCAATGGCTGGCTGGTGGGCCAAACCCGGAAGGCGAAGGCCGCATCCCCGATATCACCCCCGGCTCAGACAGCATGGGTAAATGGTCAAAAGACGAAATCGCCAGCTATCTGGAAACCGGCTTCACCCCCGATTTCGACAGCGTCGGCGGCTCGATGGTCGAAGTCCAGAAAAACCTCGCCGAACTGCCAGCCGAAGACCGCGCAGCGATTGCCGCCTATCTCAAGGCCATTCCAGCGAAGTGA
- a CDS encoding SDR family oxidoreductase has translation MICQEADLIHHVAARVNHIQPYQLLKKPNVDSMADAIIMASRGKQKIVNFVSTLGSAVTRDSIGNYLEDFPDNTALESDMGYLLSKWEGEKLQAKFIAEGGKTNLFRLGYISGHSTSGVSLFENNQFMLFVKSCIQLGYAPELDRTINFTPVDYTVKIMNAPKYTIEGGHVLNLFNFTGLIEWKNVVQWLNARGYEISIIPFYEWQKLLLSDGDSNPLYRLLPLYGSDNAHEKILRFGREIHKYRYDNVCAATIENDVWPPRLKFELLDTYLSYLQSQEFLPAPTMMESCAA, from the coding sequence ATGATATGTCAGGAAGCCGATCTTATCCATCATGTCGCCGCGCGGGTGAATCACATTCAGCCTTATCAATTGCTCAAGAAACCCAATGTAGATAGCATGGCAGATGCCATTATCATGGCTTCCCGTGGGAAGCAGAAAATCGTGAATTTCGTATCAACGTTAGGCTCCGCAGTTACGCGGGATAGCATTGGTAATTATCTAGAGGACTTTCCAGACAACACAGCCCTAGAATCTGATATGGGATATCTGCTTTCAAAATGGGAAGGAGAAAAACTACAAGCAAAATTCATAGCCGAAGGGGGTAAAACAAACCTGTTTCGCCTCGGTTATATATCCGGACACAGTACGTCTGGAGTTTCTTTATTTGAAAATAACCAGTTTATGCTTTTCGTAAAAAGCTGCATTCAACTCGGCTATGCGCCAGAGCTAGATAGAACAATCAACTTCACACCCGTTGATTACACAGTAAAAATTATGAATGCTCCAAAGTATACTATTGAGGGTGGACACGTTTTAAATCTATTCAATTTTACAGGTTTGATCGAGTGGAAAAATGTCGTTCAGTGGCTAAATGCACGAGGATATGAAATATCGATAATTCCTTTCTATGAATGGCAGAAGTTACTTTTGTCTGATGGTGACAGTAATCCACTTTATCGTCTTCTACCACTTTACGGCAGCGACAACGCTCACGAAAAAATCCTACGTTTTGGACGAGAAATTCACAAATACCGCTACGACAATGTCTGCGCTGCAACGATCGAAAATGATGTCTGGCCCCCCCGACTCAAGTTTGAGTTACTAGATACGTATTTGAGCTACTTGCAGAGTCAGGAATTCTTACCAGCACCAACCATGATGGAATCATGTGCGGCATAG
- a CDS encoding GNAT family N-acetyltransferase: MSSIIVSRICRADGPDLVAANLASRDYHAPWAAPFTDLDGFEAYLSQTISSAMIGLIARESDSHGVVGVFTLSQIVLGNFRSCYLGYYGMAAFGGRGLMTDALNAVIAHAFTEVGLNRIEANIQPENLRSIALVARCGFEKEGFSRRYLKIGGEWRDHERWAKVSG; encoded by the coding sequence ATGTCATCGATCATAGTCTCCCGCATCTGCCGTGCCGACGGCCCGGATCTGGTGGCGGCCAATCTGGCCAGCCGCGATTACCATGCGCCCTGGGCGGCGCCCTTCACCGATCTCGATGGTTTCGAAGCCTATCTCAGCCAGACGATCAGCAGCGCGATGATCGGCCTGATTGCCCGAGAGTCAGACAGTCACGGTGTGGTCGGGGTCTTTACCCTGAGTCAGATCGTGCTGGGCAATTTCAGAAGCTGCTATCTCGGTTATTACGGCATGGCTGCCTTTGGCGGGCGCGGATTGATGACGGACGCGCTGAACGCGGTTATTGCCCATGCCTTCACGGAGGTGGGCCTGAATCGGATCGAGGCCAATATCCAGCCGGAAAACCTGCGCTCGATTGCGCTTGTCGCGCGGTGCGGCTTTGAGAAGGAAGGTTTTTCCAGGCGCTATCTGAAAATCGGTGGAGAATGGCGCGATCATGAGCGCTGGGCCAAGGTGTCAGGATAA
- a CDS encoding type 1 glutamine amidotransferase family protein, producing MTRIAIALAEDYADWEIALLTAVARSFLDLDIVYASPQGEPVTSMGGVKVTPDCAYAALDTKAFDALIIPGGMSWEKGNAPDLSGLVDGFRASNTLIAGICAAASALAGTGVLNDVSHTGNGLAAHKVYAAYLGDALYMHQPQAVSDGGIITAAGTSPFTFTVEILKALDLWTPEIQAEMQGFAAEHS from the coding sequence ATGACCCGCATCGCAATCGCTTTGGCCGAGGATTATGCCGATTGGGAAATCGCTCTGTTGACCGCCGTGGCGCGCAGTTTTCTCGACCTGGATATCGTTTATGCGTCGCCGCAGGGCGAGCCGGTCACATCCATGGGCGGCGTGAAGGTAACACCGGATTGCGCCTATGCCGCGCTGGACACCAAAGCCTTCGATGCGCTGATCATTCCGGGCGGCATGAGTTGGGAAAAGGGCAATGCGCCGGATCTTTCCGGTCTGGTGGATGGGTTTCGCGCCAGCAACACGCTGATTGCCGGAATCTGTGCCGCGGCGAGTGCGCTGGCTGGCACTGGCGTCCTCAATGACGTTTCCCATACCGGTAACGGTCTCGCCGCGCATAAGGTCTATGCTGCCTATCTCGGAGATGCGCTCTACATGCATCAGCCGCAGGCGGTTTCGGATGGTGGCATTATCACCGCTGCCGGCACTTCACCCTTCACCTTCACGGTGGAGATCCTGAAAGCTCTTGATCTCTGGACGCCGGAGATTCAAGCGGAAATGCAGGGCTTTGCCGCTGAACATTCCTGA
- a CDS encoding SDR family oxidoreductase yields MSEKKNVFLTGATGFIGAYLLTEMLKSSHIGKIYTLCRRFDPQNDRDRILLSFKKFSIEMDRAYLFTDQIQVVEGDITMPRFGLSELHLRNDMSGSRSYPSCRRAGESHSALSIAQETQCR; encoded by the coding sequence ATGAGCGAAAAGAAAAACGTTTTTCTTACAGGTGCAACTGGTTTCATAGGCGCATACCTTCTTACCGAAATGCTCAAAAGTTCTCATATCGGGAAAATTTATACTTTGTGCCGCAGGTTCGATCCGCAAAATGATAGGGATAGAATTCTACTTTCATTCAAGAAATTCTCCATAGAGATGGATAGGGCTTATTTATTTACCGATCAGATCCAAGTCGTGGAAGGTGACATAACAATGCCCCGTTTTGGACTGTCTGAACTCCACCTACGAAATGATATGTCAGGAAGCCGATCTTATCCATCATGTCGCCGCGCGGGTGAATCACATTCAGCCTTATCAATTGCTCAAGAAACCCAATGTAGATAG
- a CDS encoding NUDIX domain-containing protein, which translates to MTSYLMDLRGLIGNRLILLPSVAGVIHDHTGKLLLQEKASGEGWSLPSGAIEPGETPQDAVIREVKEETGLVVSSTGILGVFGGREFRYVYPNGHQVEYVVTLFKCRVHEGGGKWTDTETKSLRYFAIDDMPSLALPYPLPALFS; encoded by the coding sequence ATGACATCATATCTTATGGACCTTCGCGGTTTGATCGGAAACCGCTTAATTTTACTCCCTTCTGTTGCGGGCGTCATTCATGACCATACCGGCAAGTTGCTTTTGCAAGAGAAGGCATCAGGGGAGGGGTGGAGCCTCCCTTCTGGCGCAATCGAACCCGGCGAAACGCCGCAGGACGCCGTCATCCGGGAGGTAAAGGAAGAGACTGGCCTCGTCGTCTCCTCAACCGGCATTCTGGGCGTTTTTGGTGGACGTGAGTTTCGGTACGTCTACCCGAATGGCCATCAAGTCGAGTATGTGGTGACGTTGTTTAAGTGCCGGGTGCATGAAGGCGGGGGCAAGTGGACGGATACTGAGACAAAATCACTTCGATATTTTGCCATCGATGACATGCCGTCCCTCGCGTTGCCTTATCCTCTTCCGGCTCTGTTCTCGTAG
- a CDS encoding c-type cytochrome, which translates to MAAIGLCLGAGLSSAVSAADEPQVVRAGMMKKVGGAMGQLAAIAKGEKPYDAAVVKASLTTMEEVAKAFPEQFPKGSETGLNTEASPKIWEDPATFKTKAKALETAAATQLATLPADQAGVGAALKSIGGTCGDCHQTFRLKK; encoded by the coding sequence ATGGCCGCCATTGGCCTCTGTCTTGGCGCCGGCCTCAGCAGCGCGGTCAGCGCCGCTGATGAGCCGCAGGTGGTGCGCGCCGGAATGATGAAGAAAGTCGGCGGTGCTATGGGCCAGCTGGCCGCTATCGCCAAGGGCGAAAAGCCCTATGACGCAGCCGTGGTCAAGGCTTCGCTGACCACGATGGAGGAGGTTGCCAAGGCCTTCCCGGAACAGTTCCCCAAGGGCTCCGAGACCGGCCTCAACACGGAAGCCAGCCCGAAGATCTGGGAAGACCCGGCCACGTTCAAGACCAAGGCCAAGGCGCTTGAAACCGCCGCCGCAACGCAGCTCGCCACCCTGCCCGCTGATCAGGCTGGCGTTGGCGCAGCGCTGAAAAGCATTGGCGGTACCTGTGGCGATTGCCACCAGACGTTCAGGCTGAAGAAATAA
- a CDS encoding MFS transporter: MLDSNRNLFFLATICAFCVANIYYSQPMLGLIAQEFGGEAGSVSVIATIVQLSYAAGLVVFVPLGDRLSRRGLLVGLITLNALGSLCAACSTSLFALGVSNIVIGMTSVGGQIIIPAVSLYARENRRGHAMGIVTSGLLAGVLIARALSGIIGEYEGWRAMYVVATVINLALVPFAMTIIPKNVPDVKEPYATFMKSLWHLAKQPELHLPALSGALMFGSFSALWGSLALLAGQAPFHLNSAQIGAFGFAGLIGTLSAPFIGKLADKIGARRVVLSGASLNMLAFMLIAFTTHQLFFLIIGMIILDLGGRAGLVGNQIRALSLDPRARSRLNTVFMSIYFLGGAVGTNLGASVGAHYGWFGIAGLGLFASFSVIGLNFVSRPKSALSPAQRQDQQ; encoded by the coding sequence ATGCTTGATTCAAATAGGAATCTCTTTTTTCTGGCAACAATCTGCGCCTTTTGCGTCGCAAATATCTACTACAGTCAGCCTATGTTGGGGCTTATTGCCCAAGAATTTGGCGGAGAGGCAGGCTCAGTCAGTGTCATAGCCACCATCGTCCAACTCTCTTATGCGGCCGGTCTGGTGGTCTTTGTGCCTCTGGGTGATCGGCTCTCGCGGCGCGGTCTACTTGTGGGTCTTATCACGTTAAACGCACTGGGGTCACTTTGCGCCGCATGTTCGACAAGCCTTTTTGCTTTAGGCGTGTCGAACATCGTGATTGGCATGACCTCTGTTGGTGGGCAGATTATTATTCCCGCCGTTTCTCTCTATGCACGCGAAAACCGGCGTGGCCATGCGATGGGCATTGTCACAAGCGGCTTGCTGGCTGGTGTGCTGATTGCCCGTGCGCTGTCGGGCATCATTGGCGAATATGAAGGTTGGCGCGCAATGTATGTCGTCGCAACCGTGATCAATCTGGCGCTCGTGCCTTTCGCTATGACGATCATTCCGAAAAATGTCCCAGACGTCAAAGAGCCCTATGCTACATTCATGAAATCCCTGTGGCATTTGGCCAAGCAGCCGGAGTTGCACCTCCCCGCCCTCAGCGGCGCTTTGATGTTTGGCTCCTTCAGTGCGCTTTGGGGAAGCCTTGCCCTTCTGGCGGGCCAAGCCCCATTTCATTTAAACAGCGCCCAGATCGGGGCATTCGGGTTTGCTGGGTTGATCGGAACCCTTTCAGCCCCTTTTATCGGCAAATTAGCGGATAAAATTGGCGCACGCCGCGTTGTTTTATCCGGCGCGAGCCTCAATATGCTGGCGTTCATGTTGATTGCTTTCACCACGCATCAACTGTTCTTCCTGATCATCGGAATGATTATTCTTGATCTCGGCGGCAGAGCGGGTCTGGTCGGAAACCAAATCCGCGCACTTTCACTGGACCCGCGCGCGCGCAGCCGCCTGAACACCGTTTTCATGTCAATTTATTTCCTTGGCGGCGCTGTGGGGACCAATTTGGGTGCCAGTGTTGGCGCGCACTATGGCTGGTTCGGCATTGCCGGTTTAGGCTTGTTCGCATCTTTCAGCGTGATCGGACTGAACTTCGTCAGTCGCCCCAAGAGCGCGCTCAGCCCAGCCCAGAGGCAGGATCAGCAATGA
- a CDS encoding class I SAM-dependent methyltransferase, producing MTQTAMQQNYNLKDEIKAYWSARAETFDSQPGHEIFSENERGAWHALIRKHLGAGEGRKVLDLASGTGVVSHLLDDLGFSVTGMDWAEPMLERARAKAKSRGRNIRFLIGDAENTMEAEASYDAITNRHLVWTLVDPLTAFREWHRVLKPGGKLLIVDGDFVNPSPLAKLTGLLAKLASRLGIGKTVAHHGPASSLVETHRSILSRVYFSDGARADAVVALLKEAGFSSVTVDTDLRAINRAQRANFGFLKGLERATQHRYAICALR from the coding sequence ATGACGCAGACGGCAATGCAACAGAATTACAACCTGAAAGACGAGATCAAGGCCTATTGGTCGGCCCGCGCCGAAACCTTCGACAGCCAGCCGGGCCACGAGATCTTTTCCGAAAACGAGCGCGGCGCCTGGCATGCGCTGATCCGTAAACATCTGGGCGCTGGCGAGGGTCGCAAGGTGCTGGATCTGGCGTCAGGCACCGGCGTCGTCTCGCATCTGCTGGATGATCTCGGGTTTTCAGTGACCGGGATGGATTGGGCTGAACCGATGCTGGAACGCGCCCGCGCCAAGGCCAAATCCCGTGGCCGCAATATCCGCTTCCTGATCGGTGACGCCGAAAACACCATGGAGGCGGAGGCAAGCTACGACGCCATTACCAATCGTCATCTGGTCTGGACGCTGGTCGATCCGCTCACAGCCTTTAGGGAATGGCACCGCGTGCTGAAACCCGGCGGCAAGCTGCTGATCGTCGATGGCGATTTCGTCAATCCCAGCCCGCTTGCCAAACTGACCGGCCTGCTGGCCAAGCTGGCGTCACGCCTTGGCATCGGCAAAACCGTCGCCCATCACGGCCCGGCATCGTCGCTAGTGGAAACCCACAGGAGCATTCTCTCACGGGTGTATTTTTCTGATGGCGCCAGGGCGGATGCCGTTGTGGCCCTGTTGAAAGAGGCAGGTTTTTCCTCCGTGACGGTTGATACAGACTTGCGCGCCATCAACCGGGCGCAACGCGCCAATTTCGGATTTTTGAAGGGGCTAGAGCGGGCAACCCAGCATCGCTATGCGATTTGCGCTCTGCGGTGA
- a CDS encoding GNAT family N-acetyltransferase, with product MTEDSDITLPRPAMVSIRNAQPGDLPELNEMIAALVAHHGDASDMTPQTLKRDLFGPMPWITALVADGGEQLIGYAILMPLYRANEGKRGMEMLHLYVRDGQRGNGIGQHLINRARDVARQSGCDYLSVSAATGNFAAHRFYEQMEFSARPVTGMRYIQALA from the coding sequence ATGACTGAAGATAGCGACATTACCCTGCCAAGACCTGCAATGGTCAGCATTCGCAATGCCCAGCCCGGCGACCTGCCGGAGTTGAACGAGATGATCGCGGCCTTGGTCGCCCATCACGGTGATGCCTCGGACATGACCCCGCAAACGCTGAAACGCGACCTGTTCGGCCCCATGCCGTGGATCACAGCACTTGTGGCCGATGGCGGTGAACAGCTGATCGGCTACGCCATTCTGATGCCGCTTTACAGGGCCAATGAAGGCAAGCGTGGCATGGAAATGCTGCATCTCTATGTGCGTGACGGTCAGCGGGGCAATGGCATCGGCCAGCACCTTATCAACCGCGCCCGTGATGTAGCGCGCCAGTCCGGCTGTGATTACCTTTCGGTGTCCGCCGCCACCGGCAATTTCGCCGCCCATCGTTTCTACGAGCAGATGGAGTTCTCCGCCCGTCCGGTGACCGGCATGCGCTATATTCAGGCGCTGGCCTGA
- a CDS encoding ABC transporter substrate-binding protein — MFNVHGVACAAALSLALFSSVANAGEMVKIKDITGREVEVSVPVERVILGEGRQIYFTAALDTETPFKRIVGWRDDFQKADLDGYNAYLEKFPEMAKIPTFGGMKDGTFDIEQAVTLKPDVIIMNIDAKSATEESGYIEKLAKVGIPLVYVDFREKAMENTDPSMRLIGKLYGKEKRAEEFVEFHDAQIKRVTETLANAKDLKKPVVFMERAGGYSDDCCMSFGNENFGKMVQLAGGVNMAGTIIPGTFGTVNPEQIIASNPDQVIVTGANWELYVPGGKWVGVGPGADKALAQKKLADLMKRPAFTDIKAVKDGNVHAIWHQFYNNPYQFVAVQQIAKWLHPELFGDLDPEATFKELHERFLPVAYRSGYFVSLNTGL, encoded by the coding sequence GTGTTCAACGTTCATGGGGTGGCTTGCGCCGCAGCACTTTCGCTCGCACTTTTTTCCAGCGTGGCAAACGCTGGCGAGATGGTGAAGATCAAGGATATTACCGGCCGTGAGGTCGAGGTCAGCGTGCCGGTAGAGCGGGTGATCCTCGGTGAAGGCCGCCAGATCTATTTCACCGCCGCCCTCGATACCGAAACACCGTTCAAGCGCATCGTTGGCTGGCGCGACGATTTTCAGAAGGCCGATCTGGACGGATACAATGCCTATCTGGAAAAATTCCCTGAGATGGCAAAAATCCCGACCTTTGGCGGCATGAAGGATGGCACATTCGATATCGAACAGGCCGTGACGCTGAAGCCTGACGTGATTATCATGAATATCGACGCCAAATCGGCGACCGAGGAAAGCGGTTATATCGAAAAGCTTGCCAAGGTCGGCATTCCCCTCGTTTATGTCGATTTCCGCGAAAAGGCCATGGAAAATACCGACCCGTCGATGCGGCTGATCGGCAAGCTCTATGGCAAGGAAAAGCGCGCCGAAGAGTTCGTTGAGTTCCACGATGCGCAGATCAAGCGCGTCACCGAGACGCTGGCCAACGCGAAAGACCTGAAAAAGCCTGTCGTGTTCATGGAACGCGCCGGTGGCTATAGCGACGATTGCTGCATGTCGTTCGGCAACGAGAATTTCGGCAAGATGGTGCAGCTCGCTGGTGGCGTCAACATGGCCGGAACCATCATTCCCGGCACGTTCGGCACCGTCAATCCAGAGCAGATCATTGCCTCCAACCCCGATCAGGTGATCGTCACAGGTGCCAATTGGGAATTGTATGTCCCCGGCGGCAAATGGGTTGGCGTTGGCCCCGGCGCCGACAAGGCACTGGCCCAAAAGAAGCTGGCTGACCTGATGAAACGCCCTGCCTTTACCGATATCAAGGCGGTGAAGGATGGCAATGTCCACGCCATCTGGCACCAGTTCTACAACAATCCCTATCAGTTCGTCGCCGTGCAGCAGATCGCCAAATGGTTGCATCCCGAGCTGTTTGGAGATCTGGACCCGGAAGCGACTTTCAAGGAACTGCACGAGCGCTTCCTGCCGGTTGCTTACCGTTCCGGCTATTTCGTCTCGCTGAACACGGGTCTCTAA
- a CDS encoding FMN-dependent NADH-azoreductase, whose product MKLLHLDSSVLGPYSVSRDLSASIVKTLSEKTPGLDVTYRDLAANPLPHLSGLTLAAAMGNYDASNDEATKADLALGGEVLEQFLTSDVVVIGVGFYNFGIPSQLKAWIDRISVAGKTFKYGAAGPEGLCGGKRVIVAISRGGIYSQGPAAPLEHAETYLKGVFSFLGITDLDFVIAEGVNMGEEAKAAAVKGAKDSIATLKAA is encoded by the coding sequence ATGAAACTTCTGCATCTCGATTCCAGCGTGCTTGGCCCCTATTCTGTCAGCCGCGACCTGTCGGCGTCGATTGTGAAGACCCTCAGCGAAAAGACCCCAGGCCTGGACGTGACCTACCGCGATCTGGCCGCCAATCCGCTTCCGCATCTGTCCGGCCTGACGCTGGCGGCTGCCATGGGCAATTACGATGCAAGCAATGACGAAGCCACCAAGGCCGATCTGGCGCTGGGCGGCGAGGTGCTGGAACAGTTCCTCACCTCCGACGTCGTCGTCATTGGCGTTGGCTTCTACAATTTCGGCATTCCGAGCCAGCTCAAGGCCTGGATCGACCGTATCAGCGTTGCCGGCAAGACCTTCAAATACGGCGCTGCCGGTCCTGAAGGTCTGTGCGGCGGCAAGCGGGTGATCGTTGCCATCTCGCGCGGCGGCATCTACAGCCAGGGCCCTGCGGCTCCGCTTGAACATGCCGAAACCTACCTGAAGGGCGTCTTCAGCTTCCTCGGCATCACCGATCTGGACTTCGTGATCGCCGAAGGCGTCAACATGGGCGAAGAAGCCAAGGCCGCTGCCGTCAAGGGCGCCAAGGATTCGATCGCGACCCTGAAGGCCGCTTGA